The following proteins are encoded in a genomic region of Prosthecobacter sp. SYSU 5D2:
- a CDS encoding sugar phosphate isomerase/epimerase family protein, with protein sequence MKKFLLPLLLIAVAGFAATIPDSAKVGHFYAGCQAYSFRMFTVMEAIEKTAAAGGKTIEFYPKQKLSPEQPEVIFNHESTPEVIAAVKAKLAEQGITAVGYGVIKIGTDAAADRKVFEFCKTMGIGIVITEPDVKGLDGIEALVKEFDIKMAIHNHPKRPLDRSYLFWDPNYVLELVKDRDPRMGACADVGHWVRSGLNPVDCIRILKGRIFDSHMKDLSEFGNPKAHDLPFGTGKSDIPAILAEYHAQGYPGPLHVEYEHNWETSLPEIKQSLEFVKNWQPAAK encoded by the coding sequence ATGAAGAAATTCCTTCTCCCTCTCCTTCTCATTGCCGTCGCCGGCTTCGCCGCGACCATTCCGGATTCCGCCAAAGTCGGACATTTTTATGCCGGTTGCCAGGCTTATAGCTTCCGCATGTTCACCGTCATGGAGGCCATCGAGAAAACGGCCGCCGCCGGCGGCAAGACCATCGAGTTTTACCCCAAGCAGAAGCTGTCTCCAGAACAGCCTGAAGTCATCTTCAATCACGAATCCACACCGGAAGTCATCGCCGCCGTCAAGGCCAAGCTGGCTGAGCAGGGCATCACTGCCGTCGGTTATGGCGTCATCAAAATCGGCACCGATGCCGCCGCTGACCGCAAGGTTTTTGAATTCTGCAAAACCATGGGCATCGGCATTGTCATCACCGAACCCGATGTCAAAGGCCTGGACGGCATCGAAGCCCTGGTGAAGGAATTCGACATCAAGATGGCCATTCACAACCATCCCAAGCGCCCTCTGGACCGCTCCTACCTTTTCTGGGATCCAAACTATGTGCTGGAGCTCGTCAAAGACCGCGACCCCCGCATGGGCGCCTGCGCCGACGTCGGCCACTGGGTGCGCAGCGGCCTGAATCCTGTGGATTGCATCCGTATCCTCAAGGGCCGCATCTTCGACAGCCACATGAAGGACCTCAGCGAATTCGGCAATCCGAAAGCCCATGACCTCCCCTTCGGCACCGGCAAGTCTGACATCCCCGCCATCCTGGCCGAATACCACGCCCAGGGCTATCCCGGCCCCCTGCATGTCGAATATGAGCACAACTGGGAAACCAGCCTGCCTGAGATCAAGCAGAGCCTCGAGTTCGTGAAAAACTGGCAGCCCGCTGCCAAGTAA
- a CDS encoding L,D-transpeptidase family protein: MRQVIVAQAAGWNSNTATLQAYQRASASSPWQPVFGQPVPILLGRSGLAWGRGVFTPPRNGIPMKVEKDWRAPAGVFQLGSLFGYAARPPAGTNWPYVQVGPWDAYVDDPNNPYYNQHVRVDPKRGVPPWFEKQRMRLGDAAYKWMLEIRHNQQPVAPGYGSAIFFHVRRGPTKPSAGCSTMALENLESLIRWLDPKASPHYVLLPKADYQALRGTWGLP, encoded by the coding sequence GTGCGTCAGGTCATTGTGGCGCAGGCTGCTGGATGGAATTCCAATACGGCGACGTTGCAGGCTTATCAGCGGGCCTCGGCCAGCAGCCCCTGGCAGCCCGTCTTCGGCCAGCCGGTGCCGATCTTGCTCGGGCGGTCCGGACTGGCCTGGGGCAGGGGAGTCTTCACGCCGCCTCGTAATGGCATTCCTATGAAGGTGGAGAAGGACTGGCGTGCGCCTGCAGGAGTGTTCCAGCTTGGTTCTCTTTTTGGTTATGCCGCTCGCCCGCCAGCGGGGACGAACTGGCCGTATGTGCAGGTGGGGCCGTGGGATGCGTATGTGGATGATCCCAACAACCCCTATTATAACCAGCATGTCCGTGTGGACCCGAAGCGGGGCGTGCCACCCTGGTTTGAAAAGCAGCGCATGCGGCTGGGGGATGCGGCTTATAAATGGATGCTGGAGATCCGCCACAACCAGCAGCCGGTGGCACCGGGCTATGGCAGTGCCATCTTTTTCCATGTGCGTCGTGGCCCGACGAAACCCAGCGCCGGCTGCTCCACGATGGCGCTGGAGAACTTGGAAAGCCTGATCCGCTGGCTGGACCCAAAGGCGTCTCCTCATTATGTGCTGCTGCCCAAGGCGGACTATCAGGCGCTACGGGGGACATGGGGGCTGCCGTGA
- a CDS encoding polysaccharide lyase, whose amino-acid sequence MILRTTLLCFAGISLIAAAADLPVKVVLSGKPGVYTKEQWKKDWPGCGFEGGIAPGRVEQIGEGEEAVLRVSFAPGEIGPEDGGAGWRWPFGRQEGAELRYTLRFGPDFEFVKGGKLPGLCGGPENVSGGRPADGENGFSARLMWRREGRGEAYVYHKNQPDKYGHSFPFPADFRFPKGRPVGVRLAVTMNTTGKRDGTLRVWITLPEVPEKLMVEQTDMEWRSQDTFGVDGLYFETFYGGGDKSWAPKGQGWAEFGGMEVRAVERE is encoded by the coding sequence ATGATTCTGCGGACCACCCTTCTTTGCTTTGCCGGGATTTCCCTGATTGCCGCTGCGGCGGATCTGCCGGTAAAAGTGGTGCTTTCGGGGAAGCCCGGCGTTTATACCAAAGAACAGTGGAAAAAGGACTGGCCTGGCTGCGGCTTTGAGGGTGGCATTGCGCCGGGACGGGTGGAGCAGATTGGGGAAGGGGAGGAGGCCGTGCTGCGGGTGAGCTTTGCGCCGGGGGAGATCGGCCCAGAAGACGGCGGGGCCGGGTGGCGCTGGCCCTTTGGCCGCCAGGAGGGTGCGGAACTGCGCTACACATTGAGGTTTGGGCCTGACTTTGAGTTTGTCAAAGGCGGCAAGCTGCCAGGTCTGTGCGGCGGGCCGGAGAACGTCAGCGGTGGCCGTCCGGCGGACGGGGAGAACGGCTTCTCAGCGCGCCTGATGTGGCGGCGGGAGGGCCGTGGTGAGGCGTATGTGTATCACAAAAACCAGCCGGACAAATACGGTCACAGCTTTCCCTTTCCGGCGGACTTCCGTTTTCCCAAAGGCCGGCCAGTGGGCGTCCGCCTGGCCGTGACGATGAACACAACGGGGAAACGCGACGGGACTTTGCGGGTCTGGATCACGCTGCCGGAGGTGCCGGAAAAGCTGATGGTGGAGCAGACGGACATGGAGTGGCGCAGCCAGGATACCTTCGGCGTGGACGGGCTGTACTTTGAGACTTTTTACGGTGGCGGGGACAAGTCCTGGGCACCCAAAGGGCAGGGCTGGGCGGAGTTCGGGGGGATGGAGGTGCGGGCGGTGGAGAGGGAGTGA
- the dgt gene encoding dGTP triphosphohydrolase: MPANRFYNSFDSDTLNPRPSSQGEYRNAFQIDRDRIIHSSAFRRLQNKTQVFLSGEYDFYRTRLTHSIEVAQIGRSICAYLAHQRDLLDEDFYIDPDLVECACLSHDLGHPPFGHTGERTLHRVMQPYGGFEGNAQTLRILTETLFNEGREGMNPSRAVLDGVLKYKTLQAEVPTAKNHYLYNDQERWLDFTLGGQSFPPELTPGKIRNQFRSIECQIMDWADDTAYSLNDIADGIHAGFINVARLEQWASGQTLDETDTTHIQKLCAAIREGRVERKLNSAIGRYIRAARLVPDSTFLSSMTRRHQFRLEIDPVMQAQSRLNKKIAFELVFKSPQLQQLDYKADFILTRLFEVLRDRYIEQDKENTLHLMPATLEAEIAKAPDASTRARLVCDWVASMTDSFAFRTYRRLFDADFGSITDFV, translated from the coding sequence ATGCCTGCCAACCGATTTTATAACAGCTTCGATTCCGATACGCTGAATCCACGCCCCTCCAGCCAGGGCGAATACCGCAATGCTTTCCAAATCGACCGGGACCGCATCATCCACAGCAGCGCCTTTCGCCGTCTGCAAAACAAGACCCAGGTCTTCCTCTCCGGCGAGTACGATTTTTACCGTACCCGCCTGACGCACAGCATCGAGGTCGCCCAGATCGGCCGCTCCATCTGCGCCTACCTGGCCCACCAGCGCGACCTGCTGGACGAGGATTTTTACATTGATCCCGACCTGGTCGAATGCGCCTGCCTTTCCCATGACCTCGGCCATCCGCCCTTCGGCCATACAGGGGAGCGCACCCTGCACCGCGTCATGCAGCCCTATGGTGGTTTTGAAGGCAATGCCCAGACCCTGCGAATCCTCACCGAAACCCTCTTTAACGAAGGCCGTGAAGGCATGAACCCCTCCCGAGCTGTGCTGGATGGAGTCCTCAAATACAAGACCCTCCAGGCCGAGGTCCCCACGGCCAAAAACCACTACCTGTACAATGACCAGGAACGCTGGCTGGACTTCACCCTCGGTGGCCAGTCCTTCCCGCCAGAGCTGACGCCGGGTAAAATCCGCAACCAGTTCCGCAGCATCGAATGCCAGATCATGGACTGGGCGGATGACACCGCTTATTCGCTGAATGACATCGCCGATGGCATCCACGCCGGCTTTATCAACGTCGCCCGGCTGGAGCAGTGGGCCTCCGGCCAGACCTTGGATGAAACCGATACCACCCACATCCAAAAACTCTGTGCCGCCATCCGTGAAGGACGTGTGGAAAGGAAGCTCAACAGCGCAATCGGCCGTTACATCCGCGCCGCCCGGCTGGTGCCTGACAGCACCTTCCTTAGCTCCATGACCCGGCGGCATCAGTTCCGCCTGGAAATTGATCCCGTCATGCAGGCCCAGTCCCGGCTGAACAAAAAGATCGCCTTCGAGCTCGTCTTCAAAAGCCCCCAGCTTCAGCAGCTAGACTACAAGGCCGACTTTATCCTCACCCGTCTCTTTGAAGTGCTGCGGGACCGCTACATTGAGCAGGACAAAGAAAACACCCTGCATCTCATGCCCGCCACCCTGGAGGCCGAGATCGCCAAAGCCCCCGATGCCAGCACACGTGCCCGCCTCGTCTGTGATTGGGTGGCCAGCATGACCGACAGCTTCGCCTTCCGCACCTACCGCCGCCTTTTTGACGCCGATTTCGGCTCCATCACTGATTTTGTGTAA
- a CDS encoding thiamine pyrophosphate-dependent enzyme: protein MSAATLEAPASDATLTPVADKLTKKILTADHPTWCPGCGDFAVLAAFYKVLEKLQYPHEKIVCVAGIGCSSRFPYFVNSHGIHFIHGRALPLATGISLSRPDVHVFVFGGDGDGFSIGGNHLNHAARKNIKLTYVIMDNFVYGLTKKQTSPTSPQGFKSKTDPTGSIDRPINPMKQLLASGATFIARTHAAQVKHMMEIFERAILHDGFSVVECLSECVMFYAGSFDDSTPRKGGVYNIIDETQHNVTDDVAAFKMADEPSPGQFGVYYQVERPTKNALEQKWIDSTQEKLNGMSQKDILKKRLEAMR from the coding sequence ATGTCCGCTGCCACCCTGGAGGCTCCGGCTTCCGACGCCACCCTCACCCCCGTTGCTGACAAGCTCACCAAAAAAATCCTCACGGCCGACCACCCCACGTGGTGCCCAGGATGCGGTGACTTTGCGGTGCTTGCCGCCTTTTACAAGGTGCTGGAAAAGCTTCAGTATCCGCATGAAAAAATCGTCTGCGTCGCCGGCATCGGCTGTTCTTCGCGCTTCCCGTATTTCGTCAACAGCCACGGCATCCACTTCATCCATGGCCGTGCCCTGCCCCTTGCCACCGGCATTTCCCTGAGCCGCCCGGACGTGCATGTTTTTGTCTTCGGCGGTGACGGCGACGGCTTCTCCATCGGCGGCAACCACCTCAACCACGCCGCGCGCAAAAACATCAAGCTGACTTATGTCATCATGGACAATTTCGTCTATGGCCTGACCAAAAAGCAGACCAGCCCCACCAGCCCACAGGGTTTCAAGTCCAAGACCGACCCCACCGGCAGCATTGACCGCCCCATCAATCCGATGAAGCAGCTACTGGCCAGCGGCGCCACCTTCATCGCCCGCACCCATGCGGCCCAGGTGAAGCACATGATGGAGATCTTCGAGCGCGCCATCCTGCATGACGGCTTCAGCGTTGTGGAGTGCCTCAGCGAGTGCGTCATGTTCTACGCCGGTTCCTTTGATGACAGCACCCCGCGCAAAGGCGGTGTCTATAACATCATTGATGAAACCCAGCACAACGTCACCGACGACGTTGCCGCATTCAAGATGGCCGATGAACCTTCCCCTGGCCAGTTTGGCGTCTATTACCAGGTGGAGCGTCCGACGAAAAATGCCCTGGAGCAAAAGTGGATCGACTCCACCCAGGAAAAGCTCAACGGCATGAGCCAGAAAGATATCCTCAAAAAGCGGCTCGAAGCCATGCGCTAA
- a CDS encoding TolC family protein produces the protein MFRLLPILALALTACLFPDSRAQAQTFEETLGLQPSYLTMEEALHKVLEKSLDVRIEWLNWAVADSQTDAAWGKFEPSYFLNSTWRESNLPQNALEYVQTGGIFVALDEPNMFKQQSFLSQTGIEGLLPLGTQYKLFASLGEFRNDLNRQTPPSIFYPEYAAAVGVTLTQPLLRDFGPDVNLAEVHISRRNEAIADHQWEAKLQRSIAMVMLDYYDLIFAVENLTVKRDVVVFAQKLVAENKKRLEAGQLSPADVQEAEVAVAIAKEEVITALSFAVEKQRSIKGQILGSLEEGAGLIFLPRDSLPLISPRTDRTALLQSALARRPDHRAAIEEAEKQAIVVKYTRNQLLPRLDLQATLTANGLSGDRSGAYERAFDRQGYDTQVGFQFSIPLGNRTAKANSAVAENRQQQAILNIARSELNVSVELDTIIAQVKAAKARLESTRESVGLSERLVETEQKRLGQGVARTFDVLKARRDQADARTRQIAALADYNKAATQLSLITGTLLERQGIRIDRSGRQPQAVKDKH, from the coding sequence GTGTTTCGTCTGCTGCCCATTCTTGCTCTGGCCCTCACCGCCTGCCTGTTCCCGGACTCGCGGGCACAGGCGCAGACGTTTGAGGAAACTTTGGGGCTCCAGCCGAGCTACCTGACGATGGAGGAGGCCCTGCACAAGGTCCTGGAAAAAAGCCTGGATGTACGCATCGAGTGGCTGAACTGGGCGGTGGCGGATTCCCAGACGGATGCGGCCTGGGGCAAGTTTGAGCCTTCGTATTTCCTGAACTCCACCTGGCGGGAATCGAATCTCCCGCAGAACGCGCTGGAATACGTCCAGACGGGCGGCATCTTTGTGGCGCTGGATGAGCCGAACATGTTCAAGCAGCAGAGCTTCCTGAGCCAGACGGGCATTGAGGGTCTGCTGCCGCTGGGCACGCAGTATAAGCTCTTCGCCAGCCTGGGGGAATTTCGCAACGACCTCAACCGGCAGACGCCACCCTCCATCTTTTATCCTGAGTATGCTGCGGCGGTGGGGGTCACACTCACCCAGCCCCTGCTGCGGGATTTCGGTCCCGATGTGAATCTGGCCGAGGTGCACATCAGCCGCCGCAACGAGGCGATTGCCGACCATCAGTGGGAGGCCAAATTGCAGCGCTCCATCGCCATGGTGATGCTGGATTACTACGACCTCATCTTTGCCGTGGAAAATCTGACGGTGAAACGGGATGTCGTCGTCTTTGCCCAAAAGCTGGTCGCTGAAAACAAGAAGCGGTTGGAGGCCGGCCAGCTCTCCCCGGCGGATGTGCAGGAGGCGGAGGTGGCCGTGGCCATCGCGAAGGAAGAGGTCATCACGGCGCTCAGCTTTGCCGTGGAAAAACAGCGCAGCATCAAGGGCCAGATCCTCGGCTCGCTTGAGGAAGGTGCGGGCCTCATTTTCCTGCCCCGGGATTCCCTGCCCCTCATCTCACCGCGCACGGACCGGACCGCCCTGTTGCAGTCCGCCCTGGCCCGCCGCCCGGATCATCGCGCGGCCATCGAGGAAGCAGAAAAGCAGGCCATCGTGGTGAAGTACACCCGCAACCAGCTTCTGCCCCGGCTCGACCTGCAGGCCACTTTGACCGCCAACGGCCTCAGCGGCGACCGCAGCGGAGCGTATGAGCGGGCGTTTGACCGCCAGGGATACGATACTCAGGTGGGCTTCCAGTTTTCCATCCCGCTGGGCAACCGCACCGCCAAGGCCAACAGCGCCGTCGCGGAAAACCGCCAGCAGCAGGCCATCCTGAACATCGCCCGGTCCGAGCTGAATGTGTCCGTGGAGCTGGACACCATCATCGCCCAGGTGAAGGCCGCCAAAGCCCGGCTGGAATCCACCCGCGAATCCGTGGGCCTGAGCGAGCGCTTGGTGGAGACGGAGCAAAAGCGGTTAGGCCAGGGCGTGGCCCGCACCTTTGATGTCCTAAAAGCCCGGCGAGATCAGGCTGATGCACGCACGCGCCAGATCGCCGCGCTGGCAGATTATAACAAAGCCGCCACCCAGCTCTCCCTCATCACCGGCACGCTGTTGGAGCGCCAGGGCATCCGCATAGACCGCAGCGGCCGGCAGCCGCAGGCGGTGAAAGACAAGCATTGA
- a CDS encoding sigma-54 dependent transcriptional regulator → MNRPRILIADDTPASLTLLSHVLEPQGYEILAVSSGKDALKLAERARPDLILLDVMMPGHDGFHVCRTLKAEEATRDIPVIFITSRQETESVLNGFRMGAVDYIVKPFQAEEVVTRVATHLKISGLTRELQQRNAELEAEVARRVEAERTRDKATQRLSSLASREAQRWGLDGFVGGSPHMQRILADIERLRNFAKTSVLITGESGTGKELVARALHHHSPRAEAAFIPVNCVAVPADLLESLFFGHVKGAFTGATADRKGYFELADGGTLFLDEIGDMPAALQAKLLRVLEDGEVTPVGSTKSHHVDVRVLSATNADLSAKILSGEFRQDLYYRLARYTVETAPLRERREDLPLLAGHFLKVFAAEMGMAAPALDETALKLLQHHSFPGNVRELKNAMERALILSGGKTVRREHLQLFDMAANPAASAVKAAPARVSSESVPMNLEAAEHTLIQRALEQTGGNVTEAARLLNVNRSRIYRRMPGVKQA, encoded by the coding sequence ATGAACCGACCCCGCATTCTCATCGCCGATGACACCCCGGCCAGCCTGACCCTGCTAAGCCATGTCCTGGAGCCGCAGGGGTATGAGATTCTGGCCGTCTCCAGCGGCAAGGATGCGCTGAAGCTGGCGGAGCGGGCCAGGCCGGACCTGATCCTGCTGGATGTAATGATGCCGGGGCATGACGGGTTTCACGTGTGCCGCACGCTGAAGGCGGAGGAGGCCACGCGGGACATCCCGGTCATCTTTATCACCAGCCGCCAGGAGACGGAGAGCGTGCTCAACGGCTTCCGCATGGGGGCGGTGGATTACATTGTGAAACCCTTCCAGGCGGAAGAGGTGGTGACGCGGGTGGCCACGCATTTGAAGATCAGCGGACTGACGCGTGAGCTGCAGCAGCGTAATGCCGAGCTGGAGGCCGAAGTGGCACGGCGGGTGGAAGCGGAGCGCACACGGGACAAGGCCACACAGCGGCTGTCCAGCCTGGCTTCACGGGAGGCGCAACGCTGGGGGCTGGATGGTTTTGTCGGCGGCAGCCCGCACATGCAGCGCATCCTGGCGGACATCGAGCGGCTGCGAAACTTCGCCAAAACGAGCGTGCTCATTACTGGCGAAAGCGGCACGGGCAAGGAACTGGTGGCGCGTGCGCTGCATCATCACAGCCCGCGTGCGGAGGCGGCCTTCATCCCGGTGAACTGTGTGGCGGTGCCTGCGGACTTGCTGGAATCGCTCTTCTTCGGCCACGTGAAAGGGGCTTTCACGGGAGCCACGGCGGACCGCAAAGGTTACTTTGAACTGGCGGATGGAGGAACGCTGTTTTTGGATGAAATTGGTGACATGCCGGCGGCTCTGCAGGCCAAGCTGCTGCGTGTGCTGGAGGACGGGGAGGTGACACCGGTGGGCTCCACGAAGTCCCATCATGTGGACGTGCGGGTGCTCAGTGCGACGAATGCGGACCTGTCCGCGAAGATCCTCAGCGGGGAGTTTCGGCAGGATTTGTACTATCGCCTGGCCCGCTACACGGTGGAGACGGCACCGCTGCGCGAGCGGCGGGAGGACCTGCCACTGCTGGCGGGACATTTCCTGAAGGTCTTCGCTGCGGAGATGGGGATGGCGGCTCCGGCGCTGGATGAAACGGCGCTGAAGCTGCTGCAACATCACTCCTTTCCAGGGAATGTACGCGAGCTAAAAAATGCGATGGAGCGTGCCCTCATCCTCAGCGGTGGCAAGACGGTGAGGCGGGAGCATTTGCAGCTCTTTGACATGGCGGCCAATCCGGCTGCCAGTGCTGTCAAGGCTGCGCCTGCGCGGGTTTCATCCGAAAGCGTGCCGATGAATCTGGAAGCTGCCGAACATACTTTGATACAACGGGCACTCGAGCAAACGGGCGGCAACGTTACCGAAGCCGCCCGTCTTTTGAATGTGAACCGCAGCCGGATTTACCGGCGCATGCCTGGCGTGAAGCAGGCTTAG
- a CDS encoding GAF domain-containing protein has product MAALTPDRQQAMKALSAELSRLAGLNASEADIHQAVLQRLVSATEALGGAVWLVAQRTGKEISLRLGAASELETAAGPAESDQRQQTLQAATETILSSQPLVLMPSPAGQGPVTPGVLVNLGPHAIIGAPLRSGDDHLGAVQLWFPAKSDPQKLADIVLMIQALLTELGPRLRSRQLRDLGAQSQRQQRLLQLAGDLTGVLDAETGGKLATAHARELLGINRVSILLRHGDRWRVLAISGQESVDKRSRLVTGLLLFVSRQARDQAWVVLADSNEPYFTDSQMQSAALVPLRDGPEGRVLGCLLCESTDAASFGAAGAPGDPRPPSLALAQWLADLSGKALNAALVHQAMPFGKSLTKLGRWQHEASASSKRRWVFRTAFLAAFLVMAALWPMKVKVEGDCSLLPLKRALVTAEAAGRVEEVLVREGDRVTKDQIIARLDTRRLESDLAATAQARKRLQAEAQRQRGQGKEALARIASLEAEAQAEMENRLRLEIELAQLRSPLDGLIMTKEVHLKNGTFLQAGEVLAEVASVDVWDLRLEIAEADISLIEEALDESSPRPVDYLLYTQSSRQLHASLTGKNQISPALQPGPDGGVFSITLPTVDIPEELRPLMRPGLTGRAKIELGRRPAGTVLLRKFTRWLRMRWWI; this is encoded by the coding sequence ATGGCAGCCCTCACACCAGACCGCCAGCAGGCCATGAAAGCCCTCTCCGCAGAGCTTTCCCGGCTGGCCGGCCTGAATGCCAGCGAGGCCGACATCCATCAGGCTGTGCTTCAGCGTCTTGTCTCCGCCACGGAGGCTCTCGGCGGAGCCGTCTGGCTGGTGGCCCAGCGCACGGGCAAAGAGATATCCCTTCGGTTAGGCGCAGCCTCAGAACTGGAAACCGCCGCCGGACCAGCAGAAAGCGACCAGCGCCAGCAGACCCTGCAGGCCGCCACGGAAACCATCCTCTCCTCCCAGCCCCTTGTCCTCATGCCCTCCCCCGCCGGGCAGGGACCCGTCACTCCTGGCGTCCTGGTGAACCTCGGCCCGCACGCCATCATCGGTGCGCCACTGCGCAGCGGCGACGACCACCTCGGTGCAGTGCAGCTTTGGTTTCCTGCCAAAAGCGATCCCCAAAAGCTGGCGGACATCGTCCTCATGATCCAGGCCTTGCTGACCGAACTGGGTCCGCGCCTGCGCTCCCGGCAGCTCCGCGATCTCGGTGCCCAGAGCCAGCGCCAGCAGCGACTGCTGCAATTGGCGGGCGATTTAACCGGCGTGCTGGATGCCGAAACTGGCGGCAAGCTGGCCACCGCCCATGCGCGTGAGTTGTTAGGCATCAACCGTGTCAGCATCCTCCTCCGCCACGGGGACCGCTGGCGCGTGCTGGCCATCTCCGGGCAGGAATCCGTGGATAAACGCAGCCGCCTCGTCACCGGCTTGCTGCTCTTCGTTTCCCGCCAGGCCAGGGACCAGGCCTGGGTCGTGCTCGCAGATTCAAATGAGCCCTACTTCACCGACAGCCAGATGCAGTCCGCCGCCCTCGTCCCGCTGCGCGATGGGCCGGAGGGGCGCGTGCTCGGCTGCCTGCTGTGTGAATCCACGGATGCCGCCAGCTTCGGTGCTGCCGGGGCACCGGGGGATCCGCGTCCCCCTTCCCTGGCCCTGGCCCAATGGCTGGCCGACCTCTCTGGCAAGGCGCTGAATGCCGCCCTTGTACATCAGGCGATGCCTTTTGGCAAGTCGCTGACCAAGCTCGGCCGCTGGCAGCATGAGGCCTCCGCTTCCAGCAAGCGGCGCTGGGTTTTCCGTACGGCTTTCCTTGCCGCCTTTTTGGTTATGGCAGCCCTCTGGCCCATGAAGGTGAAGGTGGAGGGCGATTGCAGCCTGCTGCCGTTGAAGCGGGCCCTCGTCACCGCCGAGGCCGCCGGCCGGGTGGAAGAAGTACTCGTTCGCGAAGGCGACCGTGTGACCAAAGACCAAATCATCGCCCGCCTGGACACCCGCCGTCTGGAGAGCGACCTCGCCGCCACAGCCCAGGCCCGCAAGCGGCTGCAGGCCGAGGCCCAGCGCCAGCGCGGCCAGGGAAAAGAAGCCCTGGCCCGCATCGCCAGCCTGGAGGCCGAAGCCCAGGCCGAAATGGAAAACCGCCTGCGCCTGGAGATCGAGCTCGCCCAACTCAGATCCCCCCTGGACGGCCTCATCATGACCAAGGAGGTGCATTTGAAAAACGGCACCTTTCTGCAAGCCGGCGAAGTCCTGGCGGAGGTGGCCAGCGTGGACGTCTGGGACCTGCGGCTGGAGATCGCCGAAGCCGACATCAGCCTCATCGAAGAAGCCCTGGATGAAAGCAGCCCCCGCCCCGTGGACTACCTGCTTTACACCCAAAGTTCCCGCCAGCTCCACGCCAGCCTCACCGGCAAAAATCAGATCAGCCCCGCCCTCCAGCCCGGCCCGGACGGCGGCGTCTTCAGCATCACCCTGCCCACGGTGGACATCCCCGAAGAGCTGCGCCCCCTCATGCGCCCCGGCCTGACTGGACGTGCCAAAATCGAGCTCGGACGCCGCCCCGCCGGCACCGTCCTCCTTCGCAAATTTACCCGCTGGCTGCGCATGCGCTGGTGGATTTAA